The Bdellovibrio sp. ZAP7 DNA segment GAGCACCTATGAATCCTGACCCCTTACCCAATTTTCTAGTAGCCTCCCCTTTTTCAACAATTAAACTAGGCGACGACCGTGACTGAGTTTTTAGTCGTCATCATTTGTCTAGCGATCAATATGCTGTTGTCGGGCGCTGAAATGGCCTTTGTCACAGTTAGAAAAGTACAATTACAAAAACTTGGAAACGATGCTCGCGCGCGCCTTTTGTTAAAGCTGAAAGCCAGCCCTGAACGCACACTTTCGGTCATTCAGATTGGCATTACTGTCGTGGGTGCTGTCGCTGCTGCCGTGGGTGGTGCTGGTGCTGAAGAAGCACTTTCTCCGCTATATATTGAGCACTTTAAGGTTTCACCAAGCACTGCCGATGCTTTATCAATCGTCACCGTGGTTTTGCCTTTGTCTTACTTGAGCGTCGTTGTCGGCGAGTTGGTTCCAAAGACATTGGCATTACGAAAATCTTTGATCATTTCCTTATGGACTGCGCGTGCGCTCTATTACGGTGAAAAAGTCCTCTCCCCCTTTGTATCGATTCTCGAAAAATCGACACATATGATCTTAAAGGTCTTTTCTTTGGGACAAACCCATGATGCTAACCATGGCGAGCATGACTTTGAACTTGAAGATCTGCCACACCAAACGAAGCAATATATCATGAACCTGGTGAGCGCTGATAAGCTGCTCGCTCGAGACATTATGGTGCCCTGGAGTGAAGTGGTTTTCGTTCGCAAAGACGATGCCATTGAAGACGTGGAAACGATTATCGTTAACTCAGGTCACACCCGCATCCCGGTCATGCACGATAACGAAATCATTGGTTTGATCAACTCCAAAGAGTTCTTTACGGCTCTTAAATATAAAAACCTGGATTGGCAGACACTGATTCGCCCGGTTCTAAAGTTCAAAGCTTTTGAACCCGTGTTCCGCATTTTGCTGCAAATGCAGCAGCAGAATTCGCACATGGCGATCATTTATGAACGCGCGAATTTAAATGGCCTGGTCACGATGGAAAATATCTTTGAAGAGATCATCGGAGATATTTTTGACGAAGATGACGATGGGTTTGTTAAAAAGCTTTTGGCAGCGAAATCTCGCCGCCGTCCTTAATTCAAACTGCCCTTGGGTGCCCCAAGGGCGAATTAAAACTCCAAATTATCAACTTGAATTGGCAGGCCATAGACTTGCTCTTCCTGGGTATTACCTTCCAGCGCGTCGCCTACGACTTCGATTTTTCCATTCATAGTTCCTGCTATATCATCAGCAAACTCGATCCCACCGCAAAGCATGGCGCAATCAGTGCCCACATAGGTGTATTGATGATTTGCTGACTTTTTAATGGTCAGCCAATCTCCCATACCCAGAGCCAGCAATTCGTCACCGACGACACTGCACTTATACTCGCCGCCTTTTAAAATTTTGTCGCGGATGGAAACGCGGATTTCGCGAATGCGGAAATCCTTTTTTGGATTAGACCAAAGGAAACTAAGATTTCCGAGGTTGATGTATTTAGGTTTGA contains these protein-coding regions:
- a CDS encoding hemolysin family protein, coding for MTEFLVVIICLAINMLLSGAEMAFVTVRKVQLQKLGNDARARLLLKLKASPERTLSVIQIGITVVGAVAAAVGGAGAEEALSPLYIEHFKVSPSTADALSIVTVVLPLSYLSVVVGELVPKTLALRKSLIISLWTARALYYGEKVLSPFVSILEKSTHMILKVFSLGQTHDANHGEHDFELEDLPHQTKQYIMNLVSADKLLARDIMVPWSEVVFVRKDDAIEDVETIIVNSGHTRIPVMHDNEIIGLINSKEFFTALKYKNLDWQTLIRPVLKFKAFEPVFRILLQMQQQNSHMAIIYERANLNGLVTMENIFEEIIGDIFDEDDDGFVKKLLAAKSRRRP